AAGATTGTACTCCGTAACTAATGTAAGTCCTAATTTTCTCTGATTTTGCAATTGTGTGATAAAGCAGTAATCAGCAGCAGCAGAGcagattttttaaaatttggcTTGCCACTCTACAAAGCAGCTCTGGAAGGAAATTGGCCAGCTGCGGAACAAATTCTGCAGCAATCTCCGGATTGGATCCGACACCCAATAGCGAAAGGAGGAGAAAGGGTTCTTCATATTGCCGCAGCAGCCAAGCGCACCCATTTTGTAAAAGAGCTGGTGAAGCTCATGATAGAAGGTAACATAGATGATTTGGCCTTAAGCAATGATGCAAAGAACACAGCTCTTTGTTTGGCTGCGACATCTGGGGTTGTTGAAATTGCCAAGGTGATGGTGGACAATAATGGCGCGCTCCCAAATATCAGAGGTAGCCAAGATATGACACCCCTTCAGATGGCGGTCTTGCTGGGACGCAGAGATATGGTGTGGTATCTTATCGGTGTCACTGACAACAATCAATTGACTGATGTTGATCGCATAGCAATACTTACTAGTTCCATTAACACTAATCTGTTTGGTACGTTCCCCTGAGCTAACTTATAGCAGCTGGAACGGAAGGATCTAATTTCAACTTTTTATGCAAATAGATGTTGCAAATCATATACTTAAGGAGCATCCCGAGTTGGCACTTCTTCGTGATGGGAAGAGAGAAACAGCTTTACATGCATTAGCTCGGAAGCCTGTAAGGTCCGGAGACTATCATGAGCAAAGCATATGGAAGACACTTGTTGGCCTAGGTAATCATTTCTGCTAGGTTTTAGAGTATATGAGCTTGTTTTTAATCTTTAATGTATTAGTTACTACTATATTTCAGGAGGTAAGCTAGCTCAAGGGAAGTTTCCTCAACAGTCATTAGAGCTACAACTAGTACAGAGGCTTTGGGATGAAGTCATCAAACAAGAAGATAAAAACATCTCGCGCCTTATTGGCTCTCCGTGGAGACTTCTTTTCATTGCTGCAAAATGTGGCAATGTAGAGTTTTTAACAACACTTATACGAACCTATCCTGATCTAATATGGAAAGTCGATGAAGAAAACCGCAGTATTTTTCACATTGCCATCATAAATCGCCACGAAGAGATCTTCAAGCTGATATATGAATTAGGAGCAATTAAAGATCTGATAGCTGTTGACAAGGATGGAAATGACAATAATATGTTGCATTTGGCTGGCGCCTTGGCTCCTTCTCATCGTCTCAATTGTGTCTCAGGGGCAGCTCTTCAGATGCAAAGGGAGCTTCTTTGGTTTAAGGTAACTTTGCCATGATTTCCCCTTTTTAATGCTTAATCTTGTTTAAAGAACGAGCAATTCACTTAAatgattgaaaaacaatttattTGCTTTCCCACACTCCCCGAAGGACTTTGTGTTGAACATTTCACCATATGCTATCATGGTTCAGTGATGATTTATAGCTTGTTTGATAGACTTCTGGAATGACATACTCCTTCCGTTCCCTTTTTCTTCCCAGTAGGAATCAGGGAGGGGAATAAGAAAAATAGATGTTCTAGGAAAGAGAAAGTGTTAAAATATTAGATTCTACTTTTGCTTTAATAAGGTGGGTGGGGAAATTGGGGGATAAAGTGAGTGgagaaattataaaaataagaacATGTGCGGTAGGTTAGGGAATAAAGAAGGGATAAGGTGGGTATTATAAATTTAGAAAGAGGGTAATTTGGGGCTAAAAAATTGCCAAAAATGGAATAGATTccaaatgggaagaacaaaaaggaacaCCAATTCGGAAAatggaaagaactttcaggaatggagggagtagataGAAAGTTCTGTAATTGGTCTTAATCTAATCTGGAAAGTTTGAAAGGGAAGTTGTAGCCTTGTAAGACTTGGTTTCACTTTCAAACCAACTTGAATAGAAAGAAAGCGAAGTAGCTAACTGCATAATTATCCTTTCTTTCCCCAAATCATCTTAGAAGAACAAAGGTGCTGACAAGTAGTTGAATTTAACGCGTAACATTTCTGTTAATGATAGGCAGTGGAGAAGGTTGTAAGTTCAGAGTACGCTGAAGCAGAGAATAAAAGCTACAAGACTCCTCGTGCCTTATTCACTGAAAGACATGAAGGATTAAGGGCAAAGGGAGAAGAATGGATGAAACAGACTGCACAATCCTGTTCTGTAGTCGCTGCCCTCATTGCTACAGTTGTCTTTGCAGCGGCATTTACCTTGCCTGGTGGTATTGACAGCAAAGGAACCCCAGTATTTGTAAACCGAAGATTGTTTATAGTCTTTGCAATCTGTAATGCTCTATCGCTTTTCAGCTCCTGTGCTGCAATATTGATGTTCTTGTCGATCCTCACCTCTCGTTATGCTGAGCATGATTTCCTCAAATCATTGCCGCTGAAACTGATGTTGGGGTTAACAGGGATGTTCATTTCAATAGTGACTATGATGGCAGCCTTCACGGTTACCTCTTTTATCACTTTTCGGGAAGGAGTGAAGTCAGTGAACTGGATTATTCCTATTCCCATTGCACTGTTTGCTGCTGTTCCAGTTGCTCTTTTTGCTTTCCAGCAGTATCCTCTCTTGCTAGATATATATAAATCGACTTACAGATCGTGGTCTTTATTTCAACCAACTAAACCGAAGCTCTTTCCAAGTTATTCGAGTTAAGTGATGAAGAAGAGCTGAACGAACAGTTCGTTGGAACAATTCCAGAGGTGATTTCTCTCTTTGTATTCTTCAATTTCATACAAGTATTATTTTACTTCTACTTTTTATTATTTCCTGTATATTCTTCAATGTTGTGGCACAATTGTTCGATTGAGTCGCAATATACTTGTTTGATAACCCTGTTTCGAGTAAGGATTTGGAGACTTTCCATCTCTTCAAGACAACTGTTTGCTAATATGATATACTCAGTATTGGATAACTGGATATGTTATCAGGATGAGACGTAAGtttgtactacctccgtttcataatgttctttacgattactatttgcacaaattttAAGACAAAAAGGGAAGACTAgagtgtaaaaaggtgggtgatgtaataaaatatggataaagtaagtaAGGGAGTGGAAAAAGGTGGTGGATATAAGGAAAAATGAATGAAATAAGAGAAATTGAGTGGAAAGTGACAAATGTTACGGGTAAGAGGGGTAAGATAGTAAagtttcatgtccaaaaatagaataaagcacaATGTAACGGACTAAAAtagaaagtgtaaagatcattttgaagcGGAGGTAGTATGTGTTAGTGTGACACTGTCTCATCCAGACTTATTTCTCATATCGAATATACACTTGTTGATAATAACCAGAACTTGAATGTAGTATGACACATACGGATGCTGAGAATAGGGGAAGGTCCGGGGAAAGTACTGATGAAGACTTAGAATATGTCATCATCAAACACCCAATAGTCTACTTTTCAAACCTTTATTTTCTTCTACCACAATGTTGGCCGGTGCCGGTGGAGACCATGATGGAAAGACTTACTTTAAAATCTTGGACTCTCTCCAGCACAAACCCACTACTACCACTAACAAATCCATCCATCATCCATGGATCCTCCACAAATACCATCTTCCAGCCGTGGGCGTTCTTCCAAGATCAACT
This Spinacia oleracea cultivar Varoflay chromosome 6, BTI_SOV_V1, whole genome shotgun sequence DNA region includes the following protein-coding sequences:
- the LOC110805074 gene encoding ankyrin repeat-containing protein At5g02620 isoform X1 → MSGQQPPSGSQVSQQASSSSSTTHDVTLSIIPSPTSSSATVPPPPRPPPPPLSAAVISSSRADFLKFGLPLYKAALEGNWPAAEQILQQSPDWIRHPIAKGGERVLHIAAAAKRTHFVKELVKLMIEGNIDDLALSNDAKNTALCLAATSGVVEIAKVMVDNNGALPNIRGSQDMTPLQMAVLLGRRDMVWYLIGVTDNNQLTDVDRIAILTSSINTNLFDVANHILKEHPELALLRDGKRETALHALARKPVRSGDYHEQSIWKTLVGLGGKLAQGKFPQQSLELQLVQRLWDEVIKQEDKNISRLIGSPWRLLFIAAKCGNVEFLTTLIRTYPDLIWKVDEENRSIFHIAIINRHEEIFKLIYELGAIKDLIAVDKDGNDNNMLHLAGALAPSHRLNCVSGAALQMQRELLWFKAVEKVVSSEYAEAENKSYKTPRALFTERHEGLRAKGEEWMKQTAQSCSVVAALIATVVFAAAFTLPGGIDSKGTPVFVNRRLFIVFAICNALSLFSSCAAILMFLSILTSRYAEHDFLKSLPLKLMLGLTGMFISIVTMMAAFTVTSFITFREGVKSVNWIIPIPIALFAAVPVALFAFQQYPLLLDIYKSTYRSWSLFQPTKPKLFPSYSS
- the LOC110805074 gene encoding ankyrin repeat-containing protein At5g02620 isoform X2 yields the protein MSGQQPPSGSQVSQQASSSSSTTHDVTLSIIPSPTSSSATVPPPPRPPPPPLSAVISSSRADFLKFGLPLYKAALEGNWPAAEQILQQSPDWIRHPIAKGGERVLHIAAAAKRTHFVKELVKLMIEGNIDDLALSNDAKNTALCLAATSGVVEIAKVMVDNNGALPNIRGSQDMTPLQMAVLLGRRDMVWYLIGVTDNNQLTDVDRIAILTSSINTNLFDVANHILKEHPELALLRDGKRETALHALARKPVRSGDYHEQSIWKTLVGLGGKLAQGKFPQQSLELQLVQRLWDEVIKQEDKNISRLIGSPWRLLFIAAKCGNVEFLTTLIRTYPDLIWKVDEENRSIFHIAIINRHEEIFKLIYELGAIKDLIAVDKDGNDNNMLHLAGALAPSHRLNCVSGAALQMQRELLWFKAVEKVVSSEYAEAENKSYKTPRALFTERHEGLRAKGEEWMKQTAQSCSVVAALIATVVFAAAFTLPGGIDSKGTPVFVNRRLFIVFAICNALSLFSSCAAILMFLSILTSRYAEHDFLKSLPLKLMLGLTGMFISIVTMMAAFTVTSFITFREGVKSVNWIIPIPIALFAAVPVALFAFQQYPLLLDIYKSTYRSWSLFQPTKPKLFPSYSS